In one window of Electrophorus electricus isolate fEleEle1 chromosome 15, fEleEle1.pri, whole genome shotgun sequence DNA:
- the slc35g2a gene encoding solute carrier family 35 member G2a has product MDESATKHLLGSKKKVKIHPNTVTVKYSTDLPKPDDNGYEDAPSFEDFRSFVDETSDRKWLTESKQIKDIFAAVEGQSKPSGGQKGKGVGGQLQRFGEASVFTSQLTMAALFGAALAHGCVAFITQLASDRSRVPSLELLFIRSVIQVLLVVAVIYYQEAPFGLSGYRLQIFFYGVCNVISITCAYTSFTIVPLSNGNIMWRATTTVFSAVLAFLLMDERLGLTDIFTLDIGVSPNLK; this is encoded by the coding sequence ATGGATGAGTCTGCAACGAAACATCTGCTTGGttcaaagaaaaaagtaaaaatccaTCCAAACACAGTGACAGTAAAATACTCCACCGATTTGCCCAAGCCTGATGACAATGGATATGAAGATGCTCCGTCTTTCGAGGATTTCAGATCATTTGTTGATGAGACATCAGATCGAAAGTGGCTGACTGAAAGTAAACAAATCAAGGACATTTTTGCAGCCGTGGAAGGTCAGTCAAAACCCAGTGGAGGGCAGAAAGGCAAGGGGGTTGGAGGTCAGCTGCAGAGATTTGGTGAGGCATCTGTGTTCACCTCACAGTTGACAATGGCTGCCTTGTTTGGAGCAGCACTGGCCCATGGCTGTGTGGCTTTTATCACACAGCTGGCCTCTGACCGCTCCAGAGTTCCTTCGCTGGAGCTGCTCTTCATACGTTCGGTCATCCAGGTGCTGTTAGTTGTGGCTGTAATCTACTACCAGGAGGCACCATTTGGTCTTAGTGGTTACAGACTACAGATCTTCTTCTATGGTGTGTGTAATGTCATCTCCATCACATGTGCGTATACCTCTTTCACCATTGTGCCACTCAGCAATGGCAATATCATGTGGCGGGCTACTACGACGGTCTTCAGCGCTGTGCTTGCCTTCCTGCTCATGGATGAGCGGCTTGGCCTCACTGATATTTTCACATTGGATATTGGAGTTTCACctaatttaaagtga
- the hltf gene encoding LOW QUALITY PROTEIN: helicase-like transcription factor (The sequence of the model RefSeq protein was modified relative to this genomic sequence to represent the inferred CDS: inserted 7 bases in 4 codons; deleted 1 base in 1 codon; substituted 1 base at 1 genomic stop codon), which yields MVSLVRQPQNPYDRNAVMVSNXYGTQVRHIKRELAAPMAYIMDNKLALKNTFNKLFDNLSXTTREMDPAEVIRTPLMTNQRQALCRMASWENNKDLPPFCEQKSELYFNMLMNFAXKERPQRVPGGRILAEDIGMDXTLTTIALIVSNFYNRKPLPLEKCAVMKLILGRVLQPESVIVCPLSLISNWLDQFEQHVWDDVNLKVYLYWGPQWLLKGNFLSGQDIVLTTYNMLFSDCGNKANGPLHKVSWLRVVLDEDYIIRNPNALQSKAALDLKAERRWILFGTPVKYCLNDVWMLIAFLKLQPFDVREWWTRVIQRPVTMEDKAGLKNLQALVKGLRDTGSPSELQDRLISKITVVMSFGSDDRVVQRIQTYGTLITYCAHVFCRPCICEVISSGQEQARCPICSAQIQXELVECPGEQEDTGTVALDGKNRWHSSAKVDALMSNLLKLHSEYSTIKCLVVSQFKFLTLLSASVVVFRLAQEQCIESFTEWVSMAEQLYPTKPCITKRNAMQRMQIWKTSPGSPTIMLLSLKAGGVGLNLTAASQVFLMEPAWNPGAEDQCVDGCYQLGQTRDVIITKFIVKDLVEENRVRIQKRKHQLVENL from the exons ATGGTGTCACTGGTGAGGCAGCCCCAGAATCCCTATGACCGAAATGCAGTGATGGTGTCAAA GTATGGGACACAAGTTAGACATATAAAGAGAGAGCTGGCAGCCCCAATGGCTTATATTATGGACAACAAGCTGGCA TtgaaaaatacttttaacaAGTTATTTGATAATTTGA GTACAACGCGTGAGATGGATCCAGCTGAGGTAA TACGTACCCCTCTGATGACAAACCAGAGGCAGGCACTGTGCCGGATGGCTTCCTGGGAGAACAACAAAGACCTTCCCCCATTCTGTGAGCAGAAGAGTGAACTGTATTTTAACATGCTTATGAACTTTGC GAAAGAAAGGCCACAGAGGGTCCCTGGGGGGAGGATTTTGGCTGAAGACATAGGAATG gACTAAACCCTAACAACCATTGCACTGATAGTTTCCAATTTCTACAACAGAAAACCTTTGCCCCTGGAAAAATGT GCAGTGATGAAACTGATCCTGGGGCGAGTTCTACAGCCAGAGTCAGTGATTGTGTGTCCTCTCTCTTTGATCAGCAACTGGCTG GACCAGTTTGAGCAGCATGTTTGGGACGATGTCAATCTGAAAGTTTACTTATACTGGGGTCCTCAATGGCTGCTCAAGGGTAATTTCCTGTCTGGACAGGATATTGTCCTCACAACCTACAATATGCTGTTCTCAGATTGTGGA AACAAAGCAAACGGTCCACTGCACAAAGTAAGCTGGCTGAGGGTGGTGTTGGATGAAGATTACATAATCAGGAACCCAAATGCTCTGCAGAGCAAGGCTGCACTGGACCTAAAAGCC GAGAGAAGATGGATCCTGTTTG GAACACCCGTTAAGTACTGTTTAAATGATGTGTGGATGCTCATTGCTTTCCTAAAGCTACAGCCATTTGATGTGAGGGAATGGTGGACCAGAGTCATTCAGAGGCCTGTGACCATGGAAGACAAAGCTGGGCTCAA GAACCTGCAGGCTCTGGTAAAAGGACTCA GAGATACTGGCTCTCCCAGTGAGCTACAGGACAGACTCATCAGTAAGATCACTGTGGTTATGAGCTTTGGCTCAGATGACAGGGTGGTGCAGAGAATCCAGACATATGGCACACTTATCACGTACTGTGCCCACGTCTTCTGTAGACCCTGTATCTGTGAGGTCATCAGCTCTGGCCAG GAGCAAGCAAGGTGTCCTATCTGCAGTGCTCAGATCCA AGAACTGGTGGAGTGTCCTGGGGAACAAGAAGATACTGGCACTGTGGCTTTGGATGGCAAGAACAGATGGCACTCTAGCGCCAAA GTGGATGCCCTGATGAGCAATCTGTTGAAACTCCATAGTGAATATTCCACCATCAAGTGTCTGGTGGTCTCCCAGTTCAAGTTTCTAACCCTTTTAAGTGCCTCTGTG GTGgtcttcagattagctcaagaacagtgcatagagAGCTTCACAGAATGGGTTTCTATGGCTGAGCAGCTGTATCCAACCAAGCCTTgcatcaccaagcgcaatgcaatGCAGCGGATGCA GATCTGGAAGACTTCTCCTGGAAGCCCAACTATTATGCTTCTGTCCCTCAAAGCTGGAGGGGTGGGGCTCAATCTTACTGCTGCATCCCAAGTCTTCCTAATGGAGCCC GCATGGAACCCAGGAGCAGAAGACCAGTGTGTTGATGGGTGTTATCAACTTGGTCAGACCAGAGATGTGATCATCACCAAG TTTATTGTGAAGGACTTGGTGGAAGAAAACAGGGTGAGAATTCAAAAGAGAAAGCATCAGCTAGTAGAGAACCTTTGA